The region GGACGGGCGCCGCCGGGCCGAGTTCCGCGTCACCCGCACCTTCGCGGGCCGCGCCCTGGAGAACCCCCGCCTGGCCGAGGTGGACGCCCGCACCGCCGCCACCATGCGTGCCGAGATCGCCCGCGCGGTCACCAACGGCTTCGAGTGCGGCGAGGTCGACCCCGCCGCCGACCCCGCCCTGGCCGCCGCCCGCCTGGCCGCCGCGACCGAGGGCCTGGCGACCGCCCTGTACCGCGACCCCGGCGAGCGGGACCGCGCCCTGGCCGTCCTGCGCGCCGAGATCGACGCGGTCTTCACCGGGGAGTGCCGCCAGTACACCGGCTGACCGCGCCCGGACCCCTCTCACCCGATTCCAACCCGGGCCCGCACCCGCCCTCCCACCTGGGCGGACGCCCCGGTTCCCAGCGAACTCCCAGGAAACTCCCGGGAAGGTCCCCGCCCCGTCGTGTTCCGTTCCTCGAGTCGTCACCGAACGAACCGAGAGGGGACACCGACCGTGCCGACGGACACGACCTCGGCGGGCGACCGCCTCCGTGCGCCGAGCAGGCTGCACGCCTTCAAC is a window of Nocardiopsis changdeensis DNA encoding:
- a CDS encoding TetR/AcrR family transcriptional regulator, with the protein product MPRTADHDQRRAQIADAVTDLIASGGLAAVTVARTADRAGISVGLVQHYFPAKDDMLLHAFERVGAAVAARVADVIAGGVRHERSIADVLAAALAEYLPLDGRRRAEFRVTRTFAGRALENPRLAEVDARTAATMRAEIARAVTNGFECGEVDPAADPALAAARLAAATEGLATALYRDPGERDRALAVLRAEIDAVFTGECRQYTG